The sequence below is a genomic window from Coffea arabica cultivar ET-39 chromosome 8e, Coffea Arabica ET-39 HiFi, whole genome shotgun sequence.
TCCACCCCTTCTGTCATAACTAACACAGATACGAGAACCTGCAACCAGTTTATGCGTTACCGTATAATAGTTAGGGAAACAACGTAAATAACTAATAATCACGTTAATCCGAGTGTACAGTGAAGATGTATAGATATCCATGTAATGCGTTCCGGGGGAAGTGGGAGGTGGATAAAGATTCCCTCCACCCCACATATTCCTCTGCCCCGTTGACCTGCCCCCTTCCAACCCaaccccattgccatccctattcTATGGTCAGGCTTGAAACCGAGTTTGACAtcatcaaggaaacaagaacaTTCAGGCTTACATTGTCACAATACACTACAATTACAACTGTAAAAACCATAAATAGGCATAGACAGAAATGGAAGTCATTAAACCTGAATTTTGGGCCTCTAAAATGAAGTCATTAAACGGAATTGAGAATTTTGGGCCAGAGCTAAGAAATTGATGGTCTCTAAGAAACAAGATCACTTTGAAAAGCAGGTCTTGAATAGAACTTCAATGTACCTAGGACATTCTCCTTTGCTATCAGGATGCACTGATCTAACACGGGCTTGTACTTCTTTTCATTGTTGCTTTGAACTGTGACTTTGCCATCAAAGTGTGGATGGTGTTTGTGAAATTGCAAATCGCCATGAGAACCAAAGGATCCGGCAAAATACTACCTGCCAAAATAAGTCTCCTTGAATAGAAAGACGTGTAACAATGCAGGTACAGTTACAGCAACTAATCCAtggaaactagaaacaacaatgACAGACATCAAGGTGGAGATATGCAATAGATAAGAAGACTAAAATCTCAATgagaaccccaaaaaaaaaaaagttttgtaacaatgagaaccaaaaaaaaaaatctcaatgaGAACCAAAATACTACCTGCCAAAAGAAGTTTCCTTGAATAGAAAGACGTGTAACAATGCAGGTACAGTTACAGCAACTAATCCAtggaaactagaaacaacaatgACAGATATCAAGGTGGGTACAACTCCAAGCATAGCAGTTTTTAGAAGTGACACTCCAACATATGCCTCAAACATACGGGACACCATAacaccaaaagagagagagagagagagagagagagagagagaacaagaATAAGATCCATGGAATCTCAAGTCCAGTATCGGTACAAGTTTATgagttaatcttatatacactgacagtatatacactatcacggttAGATGCATGGCACATCATCTATATTTTAgtatcttttgttttagaaTGAATGATAACAGCAAAAAATTATGTTATTTGCTTAGCATATAAAATGGTCCAGTTTGTTTTTTGGATAATGTGAACCAAAATAGGAATGTCATTGTACAAAACAGAACAACATTTAAATTCTACTTTTAAGTACGAAGCTTTGTTCATATTTGCTTTGTCGAGTCGGTCCTGATTCACCTTCGTAGCAAAAAGTATTGGGTAAAAAGGCCATAACTGTCCATCCACACCAGCTGTTTCTCCCCAGACAACATCCATTCTTTTAGCCTGGTAAAATTGAAAAGCACATCAAATGCCAAGATATATGAGAAcatagaagaaatgagtttTCCTCTTTCAAGGGTAGAGGGGGAAAATGATGTTGAGAAATAGCATGCATGGAAGAGCTATTAGGAAAGGTTGGATAGGAAATGACACCTTTCCCAAAGCAATGCGAGTATAGAGTCTTTGCCGTTGGTATCTGTTCTGCAAGATCATTGCAACTCCTTGCATAATAGCCCACTGTAAAAAAGTAGCACCCCTCTCTGCAAAAGATAAATATTACATCATTGCTTTTGTTTCTCCCCATTCCctcttattcatttttttcaaagcaGCGGGAACACACAAGACAATCAGAAGGCATGTGTGCATTCAAAATGGATAACTATAATCCTAGAGACATTTCTGTTTGCACCTCCTTATGTTTGGACAATGTGCCGTATGGACATTGAGTTCTTAATATATGCAGCTTGGCTTTCTCTGTTTCAGCTCAACCTATCTTGCTAATTGACTCATATGAAGCTTATGTCAATGAGACAACCATACCCTCTCTCCTAATTTACGAGTACATGGATATAATATTTTACTTTGTAGGCATAGAGCTGCACATCCCTCTTAATGACAGAACCTTGTAGAATCTTCAAAATATGATTTCTATATAACTCTTTCAACTAAACTTTTAACAGTTGCTGTCAGTGAAAGGCTAGCATAGTGTATTTCCTTGTAAAAGCTAATTTAAGCATAAGCGAATTTATTTATCTTGAGCTTGAGCTTAATGTTCCATATCCAGTCTGCTGGATTTGAACGGTTTAGGCTATTGGAGCTTCAGATGAAGATTGACTTAAAGTTTGATTcattcttccttcttttctgcTTCAATTGGAGATTCAGCCAGTTAGGCCCCTTCCCAACGTGAAGCACATTTTCCTTAAGAAGGAAATTAAGATAAACTGATAGTCACTTTAAATAGAAGTGAATTGCTAAAGAGACTAAAAAAAATCTGGATTATTTCCTTCTTTTCTGTCAAGTTCTCCCCCTTTTGTTAGTAGGCATGTCTCCCTATTATTCAACCATCCTTCAACACCTTTTCATGGTATTCCTGTGCAATATCAAAACGCATTTTAATGTTTTTACTTCCTAAAACTTTGAGCCATTTTTAAGTATTTTCTTGTGCTTTTTACCTTTACATTTGGCTTATCATAGTTTGGCAAAAATACTGAAGTAGTTTCTGAGAAGTGCACCCATCTCTGCTCTTCTAAgcacctttatttttcaaaacttttagGTTAAAACAATCTTACAATATTCTAAAGTGCATtttttgtatcacttttttaTAAGTAACTGTTAACAAAACTATACAAAAACATGacagtttttaaaatttaaacctTTGTTAAATGCTTCTGGCTCAAAAGAGGACCTCTAGCTTGCTTGAAGATTATTAAAAGGAATACTTCCATATAATACCTgatatattcttttttttattggcAAACTTCGAACATGTGGGATGCCGACCTgttattttattaataaaataaaataatacaagGAGGGGACATAAATCTTACCTCCGCAATGCATGATAAATTCGTAGCAAAAAGCTTAAGATTTTCATTTATGGATCAATGGAAAACCTAACCTATCTACTCTAAGTTCTCCTCTCGCTAGACATGGAAGACTCTGTTGTGACAGAAAGATAGTTTCTGTGTGACCCAAACAGCCAGTGTTGGCGAGCTCATCGATATATTCAATAGCTTCAGAAACAGGGAAAATATGGACATTTCAAAGTTCAAAGTCAATGCCAACAATCTCAAGATTCAAAGTTAATTAATTGCCCTTCCATTAGGACAATGAAAAAATATAAAGGAACTGAACAATTGAGACTTATTTGGAAAAGCAAATATCATAAAAATGAACTATACTTGCTTCTTACTGCAGCTTGGGTGCCATTTTATCTCCCAGACTTACAAGAGCTATAACCATGGCTGTGTAACGATGTTACATCCACCTTTTAAAGTatacttaaaatcatgaaaacaGGTTTATCTGctataaattttcaaataatcatGATGCAATCAAAATGAAGTTCAAGAAAGAATCAACTCCAGAAAAGAATAACCTTTTGAAATGCCTCTATTTGTTTCCGCTCCATTATTATGATGCTATAAGTTCAAGATTTCATTGTTGCTTAATAATGTAGTTATTTATTGTTCTCAGTATGGTTTGAATCTTACTATGATTTCTTCAATATAACATGTTCACAATTGCTAAAGGTAGAAGTAGGTTTGCTGTTTGTTGTCCAATTACAAACTTTGGAAATGTTTGTAAACTAATACCAGTTTCTGAAAAGCAAAAATTCGGTTTCTGATTAGCAGTTGTAGTCCTAGCTCCAACAGCAGAGCTAGGATATGAGAGCAGAGGGAAGGATCCACAGAGTGTCCTTTTTTTATGTTGTACTTGTCAAGATGATGTAGGCCAAAGCATGATTTACTTCAGCTACCATAAGACGAGAGACATAAATCTCAGAAAAGAAGAAGTCTCCTAAGGAAGAAAGAAGATTTAGTACCACTCAAAATCAGTTGCAGAAGATGATATTTTCAAAAGGCAAAGGAAAATATATATTTCATTAACATATACTGTGATCAAGGTCAAACTACTTAAATGAGTCAAGATAATGACATGACAACAGTATAGTCATACATAACCAACTCCATTCTAGGCATCAAGATTTGATAATAACAGTGCAAGAAATTACTAGTTGCTGAAAGGAAAGTAAAATATGTTTCTTAAGTTGACAAGTTGCTGAAATCAGAGTATGATATGTTTCTTAAATTGACAAATAGACATGCACATGCCCAAACGTATGCAAGGACATGCACAAaaaacacacacatacacacaagGGAACATGGCGGATGGCAATAACATCTAACATGTAGCTCACATACACAAAGTTTAGGTCATAAAAGTTTTACTTCACCAAGCTAATGAGTTCTACCTTCCTTCATAATCAGAATTCAGCAACGGTAAAGAGGACATAAGATGGTTAGTATGTCACTAAGGGTGCTTTTAAAGTTTTAAGATCCAACCTAGCACCTATTCTTCCATATAAATCAACAGCAAAGATCACAAAATTtatgaatttccaaagttattctCTGAACCATTAAACCATCTCTTTATTAAACCATCTCAATCATGTTACGTTAAGAaagtaaattttcaaaaaaaatcaaactagAAGCAGTTCTCTTCTCTTAGCAATGGAAGATAACTCACATAAAAGTATTCTGAATCTTCTATTTCCTATCAGGCTAGCTGTATGTTGCAAAAACTTGCATATGATCTTTCAATCAAATAGCTCATTGGCAAATTGTAGCCATAAATCAACCTTTGATCTAGTGATTCCAGTAGAAGTAACAAGATTTTGATCATTCAAGCGTGAAAGCCATGAGAAAATTTCTTCCACGTAAAATAAGTAAGATTCAATCTTATAGTGCAAAAGTTAGAAATgagagaagggaaaagaaaaataatggaaAGTACTTACCATTGACGAATAtcacttccatttttccttaagATATTCTCTCGTAGAGCCAATCCTGTTTATAAGAACAGCATCCAGGACTAGAGGAACGTATGATGAAATTACATTAACACATAACTTGAAAACTCTATGCAGAATGAAATGCAACGCCAGCAGATACCTGTTAGAGCTGAACTGGAAATGCTGGCAAGCATCCATCCCATATCCATCATCTTAGAATAAGCAATCTTAAGGGAAAGAGGAGGAAAAGAAGTGCAGCCTTGTCCTGCTCAATTAGAGATGGAATTGTTAGACAAGATTAGTCAGCTAGGTGAAACGATAACTTCAAAAAATTTGCAGCAAGTGCTTATTTCCTACAACAGATCTGAAAAGTATATATAGGGAAGCCTAAATAACAGCTATAACATTGCAAGTAGTATCACACCTATTCTGGTTCTAGTCAAGAGGTAGAGTAGAGTAACCAAACTCAAATAGGGTCTAGAACTCGTGGTTTGAGTTGAAGCTCACAATCTGCTTGAGTAGCATGCTATTTTATAGTCGTCTTCTCACAGCAGGTCTCAATTGCAAATCTCAAACTTTGCCCATTCGCCTAATATTCCAAACATAAGAAAAAAACCTATGCCCCGACTGATAGACAAAAGCACCCAAGGTAAATTGACAACTGTTGTTGCTAAACAAGATCTTTCACAAGTGGCTCCAGCAACTGTTCACTAGCTTTGGGGAATCTTGGATTCTTTAATACACCACACTGGACAATGAAATTGCAGAATCAAACAGTATGAGCTGGAGAGAATACAATATGAGTGGTTCAGATTATTGTACACTTGTCACTTGTAATTTATCTTTATTGCATAAAAAGAAGGGCTATTATGTGAAATGATAGATGAAGAGatagaataaaaaatttaaaagtgcaAGCACAGGTACGAAAGAcggggatcactcgagccaaaACTAACTATAGAAAATAGGGTTAAATGCAGAAAATCACCTGAACTCTCATATGAGTTGCACAATACACCCCTAAATATGTTTATAGGCAGAATGCACCCAAGGTCCACTGAAAAGTGACAGATATTTACACACCGTTTATTTTAGGACTCAAATGACAACTTTATCCTCAAATAATAACTGAACGGACAAAATCACCCTTCTTCTCCTCCAAACCCATTGTGTCGGGCAGAAAGTACAAGGCAAAGCTGATCTTGAGTTTGCCaaattttttgcctttttcttgCGATCGAGGAAGAACCAAAGCCGAATGACTACAGAGGGTAACTAGAAGTGGGCAAAAGCAAAAGACGGTCTGAAGAATCCAAAAACAAGTAGAATATTTAGAGTATCTCAGCAAATCAGGTAATATGCAAAGCCCTAATTTTTTCTGTATTTAATGgactttttacccttttttgtATGGATCTGGATGCCCAAAGCAGTGGGCTTTAGTTTTAGAATGGGTATTTGTATGGTTGTGATGGAATATATATATTGCATGTGGTCGTTATGTTCGTTCCATGTCGGGCTGATTGCGACCAAATTTTCTTATCTGTCATTTTCATGCAATAATTGTGTTGTTTATAGGTTTCTTTACAAGATTCTAGTCTGTTGAGCATGGGTCGGTGTTGGTAGTGTCTTTTAAGTTTATTATTGCTAATTACAGTATGTTAATTAAGTTCAATAAAGGTGGTTTTGTGGTCCCTCACTCAgatttattgtttttttgtcGCGTACCAGTGTGGTCATCACCGTTGGAAAGTATGTTCTCATTCGAAGTCCATTATGGGGGCCATTTTGTAAAAAATCCAGGACTAACATATGTGGGTGGGGATATAAAACATTTCAATGATATTGACCCAGATTATATGTCAAGATTTGAGATCTGGGGGCTGCTAAAAGGACTGAACGTGCCCATAAACACTCAAATTTGCTTTAAAATGCCGGATGATGAATTTGCCTTACTTAATAGTGAAGCAGCAGTCATGTATATGTTTGGGATGTTTAGGGATGAACCATACATTCATATCTATGTTGGAGAGGTAAATGATAATGGGGATGTAGAAAATAATAATGGGAATCAGCAAGATGGTGTTGAAGCTGTAGGTAATAGCAATATAAATGCTAATCAGGGAGTTGGGACTGGTAATGATGGTTTAGGGGTTGGTGGGGTGAATGATAATGTTGAACCAGAGGTTGATCATGATGTGAATGAATCAGAAACAGAATCTGATGACTCATACACACCTGAAAGTGAGCAATCTTCTGAATATGACTCAGATTTTGATTATTTCTTAGATGGGGACACATTAAGTGATAACTGTGATATTGGTGATGATACTACTGAGGTAACTAGTGGGCTGGATAGCAATATTAACTTAGGACAGTACCAACAATATGCTGAATTAATTAGTGGTGATTATAGAGCCTTTGTTGAGGCTAGGAAAGAGGGTAAGTTTGTTGAGCATGAAAATATTGTTGATGCTGAAGTACTTGAAACTGCCATTCAGTCCTCTGATGATGAAAATAGAGAACAATTTCCTGAATTTAATGAGGAAAGAGACATGGTTGATCCTAAAATTGTGGTAGGCCTCATTTTCCCAACCACACATGTGTTTAGAAAGGCAATTCGAATGTATTCCATCCTTAAAGGTTTTGAGTTGAAGTTCCAAAAGAATGATAGTAACAAAATCATTGCAATATGCAATAGAGAATGTGGTTGGAGAATATATGCGAGTTATTATAGAAAAACTAAAGCAATGCAGTTGAAGAGCTTGAAAGGTACCCCTCATAGATGTCCTTGGTCTTATAAGAATGTTAGTGCAAATTCAAGATGGTTGGCTGAACACTTCAAAAAGGAATTGGCTGATGATCCTGACTGGAAACTTAAGGGATTTCGAAAGACAATTAAAAGAAAGTTCAAATTAAGAGTTTCTAGATGGAAGGTGTATAGGGCCAAGAAACATGCACAATCTGAAATGTTTGGGGATCATAAGAAACAATATGCCAGACTAAGAGATTATTGTGCAACTATTATGCTGAAAAATCCTGGTTCTGCAGCCTATGTTATGACAGAAGTTGTTCCAGCATCTGTCAATCCCATATTTCAGAGAATGTTTGTTATGTTTGGGGCACAAAAGGATGGTTTTATAAGTGGTTGCAGACCAGTTATAGGTTTAGATGCTTGCCATCTCAAAGGAAGACTTGGGGGACATCTAATGCATGCTGTTGGGAGGGATGGAAATAATCAGATGTATCCTATAGCAATGGCATGCGTGGAATCTGAATGTAAGGAAAGCTGGCATTGGTTTCTAGAACTTCTGACTACTCATATTGGATCACCAGTTGACATGAATTGGGTGTTCATTTCTGACAGACAAAAGGTAAACTTGCCATTAAAATTTTCCAACATTCATATATGAGTTTATTACTGCTATAATTAAACCAAATCTGATTGATGATGTTGCTATTTTGTAGGGTCTGGTTGAGACATTTGATGTGCTGTTTCCTGGGGTGGAACATAGGTTCTGTGTTAGGCATATGTATGCCAATTTCAAACTGAGGTTTAAGGACAAGGCACTTAGGGATATCATATGGGCTGCTGCACGAGCATATGAGACAGATGGATGGTCACAAAAGATGAGAGAACTCCAGGTTGCTAATAGGGAAGCTTATGACTGGTTGAGTGCTATTCCAGCTAATCTTTGGTCAAGGTGCATGTTCAATCCAAGATCAAAATGTGATCTTTTGAGTAACAACGTTAGTGAATCCTTCAACCAGTATATTAAAGAGGCAAGGGAGGAGCCAATTTTATCTATGTTTGAAGCAATTAGAAGACTGATTATGTGTAGATAccaaaaaaagagagagttCATATCTAAGGTCAAAGGAAAAATTTGTCCAAGAATCCATGATAAAGTGGAGGAAATTAAGGCACGAGCAATGGAATATGAAGCTGTTCAAGCTGGTCAAGGCATATGGGAGATCACAGGCTATGCAGGGCACAAAGTTGTTAATCTGAATGCAAGAACTTGTACTTGTAGAGAATGGGATATAACTGGTGTTCCTTGTGTACATGCATGTGCAGCAATTATAGATTCTGATCAAGAACCAGCAGACCTTATCCATCCATATTATAGTATAGAGTACTATTGTAGAGCTTATAAGGGTATGGTAGTTCCTATTCCAGAAGAGGCTCTATGGGTTCAAACAAGTGGCTTGCCTAttcaaccaccaaaactaagGAGAAGACCTGGTAGACCAAGAAAGCTATGAAGAAAAAGTGCAGATGAGCTTGTGAATAATGATGTGGTAACCAGAAAGGGTACTATAGCCCACTGCAGCAACTGTAATATGCCTGGTCATAATAAGAAGACATGCAAGCAACCAAGACAGGTTGTGTATGATGCCTTAAATTGTGTTTAATAATTTCCTTCCTTagtttatttattaatttagtTACTTTTGTAGGATGAAAGTGCCACTCAAACAAGAAGGGGAGGAGGTACAGCCCCTCCAAAAAATGTTGGTGGAAGACCGAGAACGGTTAATGTGGACACACAGAATGTTAATGTCAATATGACTGGTGGCAATGGAAGGGGTAATAGAAGGGGCAGAGGTAATGGTAGGGGAGTGGAATCCTCAATTAGAGGTGGGGCAAGAGGGAAAAGAGGGAGAGGTGAATTTTCAGGATGTCCTCCACCACTTTCTGGATTTGGAAATTGGAATGGTGTTGGCATGTCTGATGGCAGAAATTTCATCCCATCTGATACGGTGATTCAATATTATCTTAGGCATTATGTATATATTTCCAAACTGGTTCATTTTTAACTTGTATTAATGTCTTTCTCATTAATGACAGGTGGCAAGGATGGCCATGCAATCTCATAACACTTCTGAAACCCGGACAGTTCAAATGGTAAGTATTTCAACTGTATTTTTACATTTGCTTAATTTCAGCTGCATTTGAACTAACTAATGTCATGTGTAACTAGTGGACAAATGACCCCCTGACCGGAGGCTCACAATTGAGCACTAATACCAATGCTAATGAGGGTAGTATACCCACTACTCAGGTATATATTGTTCTGCAATTCATATACAATTCATAGGCAAGATAAAGTAAATATACATCACCAATAACTTGTTTTATTTGTACCAGATCCAAAGGCATTCAACAAGATTTGGTGATGTATTGTTCTCCAGTCAATCTTCCAGCACTAGGACTCGTGTGCATCAAGACTCTCAGATACCACCTAATGAAGGTTCATCTAACTGTTAGGATGATAATATAGCCCGTAAAGGATATGTTCCTCTTTTGTAATGGAAACATGCTTTTGAAGGGTTTAGAAAACAGATATTgtctttttttgtttggttgaaCACTAGGATATGCTATTTTCATACTTTGTATTAGTAAAGTGGAAGATGATCTTCCTGGTAGTTTATGCAATGAACTATGGACTAGTTTATGAAGTTACTACCTTTGCTGTTTCCATTGTTATGCTGATTATGTTTTCCacattgctttttttttttctctctcatatAACCAGCTTATATGACAAACCATAATTTTATACTAACTTGAATGATTCATGTTACATGGTGTTCATGGCAGAAAATACAtttgttcctttttcttttctttaattataGCAATTACTACTACAACAAGCACCACTACAATTACATATATCAGCTTCCTCCCTTTGGAGTCAGTCCTCCTCCTTTCTTTAAGAGCCCCTTTATACTTGGCCATTTTTTCTTGCAATGACCGGATTATAGTTTTGAATTCTTCACATTTGGTCACTAGCTGGTCATTTTGAAGCATAGTAGCAACTCTTGCATCATTCACTCTTTCAGATGCTCTTTGTAATTGCTCATTCTGTTGCTGCAGATGGTTAATCCTTGCTTGCATTTCTTCCATTCGGCCATGAAAATATTCcccaatttccatttcttttttgcATGTTTCAGGTTCCACCCATTTAAAATACCCGCATGCATTACTATtctgtttaaaacaaaattccaAAATAAGTGGCTGTTATTGACTTTGGTTCACTGAAATTGTATGTGAGATTTAGACTTACCGAATAATTGGAACATCCTATGAATTTTCTTCCTGGATTTTGAATGGTCCATGAAGTGCGTACGGGTGCTTTTTTTCCACACCTGCATCTTGAGTTGAAGTTTGTTACATGGTGTGCATTGCTTGAGCTGCAACTATTTGGACTGTGTTCCATATGAGTAGAAATTGTGTATCTGTGAAGAAGAGGAAATACAAGTGGGGAAAATGAGAAGGGATGGGAGGTTGTTCTCATTTATATTCACTGGAAAGAGGGCAATTCTGTCAGCAAATTCAACGGACAGAAAGTGGCTTCCACGCGTTTTGTTTTACCGTGAAATGTGTGAACGGTCATTTTTTCAGGGTGCAAAATGCCTATAAACATATTTCTGGGTGTTTTGTGCAACTTCCATGAAAGTTCGTGGgtgttttctgcatttaaccCTAGAAAATATGTCCATAGTTAGTATATAGCACCAACGGGAGAGAATACAATGAGTGGTTCAGATTATTGTACACTTGTCACTTGTAATTTATCTTTATTGCATAAAAAGAAGGGCTATTATGTGAAATGATAGATGAAGAGatagaataaaaaatttaaaagtgcaAG
It includes:
- the LOC113704290 gene encoding uncharacterized protein isoform X2: MEVIFVNERGATFLQWAIMQGVAMILQNRYQRQRLYTRIALGKAKRMDVVWGETAGVDGQLWPFYPILFATKVNQDRLDKANMNKASYLKVVFCRILWFSWRFAISQTPSTL
- the LOC113705034 gene encoding uncharacterized protein, with the translated sequence MFSFEVHYGGHFVKNPGLTYVGGDIKHFNDIDPDYMSRFEIWGLLKGLNVPINTQICFKMPDDEFALLNSEAAVMYMFGMFRDEPYIHIYVGEVNDNGDVENNNGNQQDGVEAVGNSNINANQGVGTGNDGLGVGGVNDNVEPEVDHDVNESETESDDSYTPESEQSSEYDSDFDYFLDGDTLSDNCDIGDDTTEVTSGLDSNINLGQYQQYAELISGDYRAFVEARKEGKFVEHENIVDAEVLETAIQSSDDENREQFPEFNEERDMVDPKIVVGLIFPTTHVFRKAIRMYSILKGFELKFQKNDSNKIIAICNRECGWRIYASYYRKTKAMQLKSLKGTPHRCPWSYKNVSANSRWLAEHFKKELADDPDWKLKGFRKTIKRKFKLRVSRWKVYRAKKHAQSEMFGDHKKQYARLRDYCATIMLKNPGSAAYVMTEVVPASVNPIFQRMFVMFGAQKDGFISGCRPVIGLDACHLKGRLGGHLMHAVGRDGNNQMYPIAMACVESECKESWHWFLELLTTHIGSPVDMNWVFISDRQKGLVETFDVLFPGVEHRFCVRHMYANFKLRFKDKALRDIIWAAARAYETDGWSQKMRELQVANREAYDWLSAIPANLWSRCMFNPRSKCDLLSNNVSESFNQYIKEAREEPILSMFEAIRRLIMCRYQKKREFISKVKGKICPRIHDKVEEIKARAMEYEAVQAGQGIWEITGYAGHKVVNLNARTCTCREWDITGVPCVHACAAIIDSDQEPADLIHPYYSIEYYCRAYKGMVVPIPEEALWVQTSGLPIQPPKLRRRPGRPRKL
- the LOC113704290 gene encoding uncharacterized protein isoform X3, which gives rise to MEVIFVNERGATFLQWAIMQGVAMILQNRYQRQRLYTRIALGKAKRMDVVWGETAGVDGQLWPFYPILFATKVVFCRILWFSWRFAISQTPSTL
- the LOC113704290 gene encoding uncharacterized protein isoform X1, with translation MEVIFVNERGATFLQWAIMQGVAMILQNRYQRQRLYTRIALGKAKRMDVVWGETAGVDGQLWPFYPILFATKFPWISCCNCTCIVTRLSIQGNFFWQVVFWFSLRFFFLVLIVTKLFFFWGSH